One Ascaphus truei isolate aAscTru1 chromosome 9, aAscTru1.hap1, whole genome shotgun sequence genomic region harbors:
- the LOC142502333 gene encoding uncharacterized protein LOC142502333, which yields MEQVSSPGSASSTLLEEHHGDEDDEYDEDDATEETEIQSCDHEEVPIETVVPPNRPSTSTYDAIVASEGKIVDAENRRHSDMMTVLERMIGLQEETVSQLAHLHRVFIEVPKQLQKINTSFEALVVQQTQANYWRMTNVPQFNTSQPGSVHAGQFSPHSSDIHSPGPNVTGQVADIAVQVPDDILPLPSVQIQQQTPTKEATKTKQDTHETDQPSLVQCLPTCSHVSLGTSPVREQSLPKSPVGESLPKSPVGESLPKSPVGESLPKSPVGESLPKSPVGESLPKSPVATYLFLILSLKSTT from the exons atggaacaagtgtcttcacctgggtcagccagctcaacactactagaag aacatcatggtgatgaggatgatgagtatgatgaggatgacgccacagaagagactgaaatacaatcatgtgaccatgaagaggtgccaatagaaactgttgtaccgccaaatcgtccatcaacttccacatacgatgcaattgtagcttcagagggaaaaatagtggacgcagaaaatcgtcgccattcagacatgatgacagtgctggaaaggatgattggactgcaggaagaaacagtatcacaattggcacatctccacagagtcttcattgaagtgcctaaacagttgcaaaaaatcaacacctcattcgaagcattagttgttcagcaaacacaagctaattactggagaatgactaatgtaccacaattcaacacctcccagccaggatctgttcatgcaggtcagttttcaccacattcatctgatattcattcaccaggcccaaatgttaccggtcaagtagcagacattgctgtgcaggttcctgatgacatcctaccgctgccatctgtacaaattcagcagcagacacctacaaaggaggcgacaaaaacaaaacaagacacacatgaaacagaccaaccatcacttgtgcagtgtctaccaacttgctcacatgtgtcactgggcacaagccctgtccgtgaacagtcactacccaaaagccctgtaggtgaatcgctgcccaaaagccctgtaggtgagtcgctgcccaaaagccctgtaggtgaatcgctgcccaaaagccctgtaggtgaatcgctgcccaaaagccctgtaggtgaatcactgcccaaaagccctgtag ctacctacctcttCCTGATCTTAAGTCTGAAATCCACCACCTGA